In Armatimonadota bacterium, the genomic stretch TCTTTTTAGCCGACCGCGTGGTGCTTCGCAATCAGGCGTATAAGACCTTCTCCCCTTTGGCGACCGGCACCAGCGACCCGCGGTGTCTCATCGAAGGGCAACCACCTAATTTGAACCGAGACCTGTATTTTGGCATCTATCAAACCCTATGAAGTCCGGACGAGGCTGGTGAACGCCTCTTTGAGAAGTTTCCACGAAACTTCTTCGGCCTCGTCATTATTGACGAGTGCCACCGCTCCGGCTGGGGCACCTGGCGATGCGGTTGAGGTCACTAGGCTGCAATAGTGGTCATGAACGCCTATAATGTGACTACAATACTCAACTTCGCATCGGGAGGGACGGTGGACACGGTCAGCGTGCGGGAGCTGAAGGCGCGTCTCAGCCACTATTTGCGCCGCGTCCGCCAGGGGCGGCGTATCGTCGTGACCGCCCGCCGGCGACCCGTCGCGATCCTGGGCCCCACTGTCGGGGGGCCGGAAGACGAACGGCTCGATACGATGCTCCGGGATGGGACGGCGGCGTGGGGCGGCGGCGTCCCCAGGGGCAGCTCGCACCCCGCACGCGTCGTCGGGGCGCCGGTGGCCGCGGCGGTGGTTGAGGACCGGCGGTGAACCTCTACCTGGACACGAGCGCGCTGGTCAAGCTGTATGTAGCTGAGGAAGCCTCTCCGGTCGTCCGCGGGGCCGTTCAGACGGCGCGCCTGGTGGCCACCTCGATTCTGGCCTACGTGGAAGCCCGGGCGGCCTTCGCCCGGCGGCAGCGGGAAGGAGGCATGTCTCGAGGGGATCACCGGCGGATCCAGCGGGACCTCGATCGTGACTGGGAGCACTACGTGCGGCTCCAGGTGTCCGAGCTCCTCGTCCGGTCAGCGGCCCGGCTTGCCGAGCGGGAGCGCTTGCGCGCATACGACGCGCTCCACCTGGCCTCGGCCCTGACCCTCAAGCAGCGGCTGGCCGCGCCGGTGGTGTTCGCGTGCTGGGACGCACGGCTTCACACAGCCGCCCGTCGGGTCC encodes the following:
- a CDS encoding type II toxin-antitoxin system prevent-host-death family antitoxin, which encodes MNAYNVTTILNFASGGTVDTVSVRELKARLSHYLRRVRQGRRIVVTARRRPVAILGPTVGGPEDERLDTMLRDGTAAWGGGVPRGSSHPARVVGAPVAAAVVEDRR
- a CDS encoding type II toxin-antitoxin system VapC family toxin, with the protein product MNLYLDTSALVKLYVAEEASPVVRGAVQTARLVATSILAYVEARAAFARRQREGGMSRGDHRRIQRDLDRDWEHYVRLQVSELLVRSAARLAERERLRAYDALHLASALTLKQRLAAPVVFACWDARLHTAARRVHLSVLPASPSPPAPSGT